The Gorilla gorilla gorilla isolate KB3781 chromosome 17, NHGRI_mGorGor1-v2.1_pri, whole genome shotgun sequence genome contains a region encoding:
- the LOC129528286 gene encoding uncharacterized protein — MSDRKVKVIDSLIFIEHLQILFEYLLLLGTYKHLLTMCQAQCLASSSFLIKSTGWTSLPKAQMVTSPCLTCVSSLIERASPNHPTNNGLTLLLWLECSGPIIAHCSLDFPASVDPPTLISRVAGTAGSLILRFSSASANPETARPIPPLPCPPPRLLHMKTTRMKTFMMIHFHLMNKLWEIIQEERHGGMLESLLSLKVGNPGSCSCSH, encoded by the exons ATGAGTGACAGGAAAGTCAAAGTCATTGACtctctaatatttattgagcaccttcaaATACTTTTTGAGTATCTACTATTATTGGGCACCTACAAACACTTATTGaccatgtgccaagcacagtgcctagcaagTTCTTCTTTTCTAATCAAATCAACAGGTTGGACATCCCTACCCAAGGCTCAAATGGTAACAAGTCCATGCCTTACTTGTGTCAGTTCTCTTATTGAAAGAGCATCTCCTAACCATCCTACCAATAAC ggtcttactctgttgctctggctggagtgcagtggcccaatcatagctcactgcagccttgacttcccagcctcagttgatcctcctaccttaatctcccgagtagctgggactgcag GTTCACTTATActaagattttcttctgcctctgccaaccctgagacagcaagaccaattcCTCCTCTTCCCTGTCCTCCTCCTCGCCTACTCCACATGAAGacgacaaggatgaagaccttcatgatgatccatttccacttaatgaaca AACTTTGGGAAATTATTCAAGAAGAgaggcatggtggtatgctggAAAGTCTGCTGAGCTTGAAAGTAGGTAACCCAGGCTCCTGTTCCTGTTCTCATTGA